In Nerophis ophidion isolate RoL-2023_Sa linkage group LG12, RoL_Noph_v1.0, whole genome shotgun sequence, a single window of DNA contains:
- the LOC133562841 gene encoding SITS-binding protein-like, whose translation MEPPYYSLRILHEIFVNPLSNNGNKNYSDSDSDCGGSQVLNLTRIYITKHQRDVVPLIEKYAEEWQETGSPIYRPMWWLSPEDPLTFAIDDQFIIGDEVLVAPVVEKGAVRRDIYLPDGGFQWQDSQNAQVFDGGTFLQDYPVPLEAVGLFFRRR comes from the exons ATGGAGCCCCCgtactacagtttgagaatcctgCACGAGATA tttgtgaacccgttgtCAAACAACGGCAATAAAaattattctgattctgattctgattgtggtGGCTCACAGGTGCTCAACTTAACTCGGATATACATAACCAAGCACCAGAGGGATGTGGTGCCACTGATAGAAAAGTATGCGGAGGAGTGGCAGGAGACGGGAAGCCCCATCTACCGGCCCATGTGGTGGCTCAGTCCAGAAGACCCGCTCACCTTCGCCATCGACGACCAGTTCATCATTGGAGAcgag GTTCTGGTGGCACCGGTGGTGGAGAAAGGGGCCGTGAGGAGGGACATTTATTTACCTGACGGGGGCTTCCAATGGCAGGACAGCCAGAACGCTCAAGTGTTCGATGGAGGGACGTTCCTGCAGGACTACCCGGTGCCCTTGGAGGCGGTGGGTCTTTTCTTTCGGCGAAGATGA